NNNNNNNNNNNNNNNNNNNNNNNNNNNNNNNNNNNNNNNNNNNNNNNNNNNNNNNNNNNNNNNNNNNNNNNNNNNNNNNNNNNNNNNNNNNNNNNNNNNNNNNNNNNNNNNNNNNNNNNNNNNNNNNNNNNNNNNNNNNNNNNNNNNNNNNNNNNNNNNNNNNNNNNNNNNNNNNNNNNNNNNNNNNNNNNNNNNNNNNNNNNNNNNNNNNNNNNNNNNNNNNNNNNNNNNNNNNNNNNNNNNNNNNNNNNNNNNNNNNNNNNNNNNNNNNNNNNNNNNNNNNNNNNNNNNNNNNNNNNNNNNNNNNNNNNNNNNNNNNNNNNNNNNNNNNNNNNNNNNNNNNNNNNNNNNNNNNNNNNNNNNNNNNNNNNNNNNNNNNNNNNNNNNNNNNNNNNNNNNNNNNNNNNNNNNNNNNNNNNNNNNNNNNNNNNNNNNNNNNNNNNNNNNNNNNNNNNNNNNNNNNNNNNNNNNNNNNNNNNNNNNNNNNNNNNNNNNNNNNNNNNNNNNNNNNNNNNNNNNNNNNNNNNNNNNNNNNNNNNNNNNNNNNNNNNNNNNNNNNNNNNNNNNNNNNNNNNNNNNNNNNNNNNNNNNNNNNNNNNNNNNNNNNNNNNNNNNNNNNNNNNNNNNNNNNNNNNNNNNNNNNNNNNNNNNNNNNNNNNNNNNNNNNNNNNNNNNNNNNNNNNNNNNNNNNNNNNNNNNNNNNNNNNNNNNNNNNNNNNNNNNNNNNNNNatatataatagccagaaggtggaaagaacccagatgtcctcaacagaggaatggatacagaaaatNtggtacatttacacaatggagtactactccgctattaaaaacaatgaatttatgaaattcttaggcaaatggatggaactagaaaatatcatcctgagtgaggtaacacaatcacaaaagaacacatatggtattcATCCCTGATGAgtagatattatcccagaagcttggtatgtccaagatacaactcacaggccacatgaaactcaagaagaaggaagaccaaagtgtgggtgctttggtcttccttagaaggggaacaaaatatccatgggaggagttacagagacaaagcatggagcagaaactaaaggaaagaccatccagagactgccccacatggggctccatcccatatatatagtcaccaaacccagacactaatatggatgccaacaagtgcttgctgacaggagcctgatatagttgtcttctgaggggctctaccagatgtggatgcttgcagccaaccattggactgagcacagggtccccaatggaaaagatagagaaaggatccaaggagctatagaggtttgcagccccatagaaggaacaacaatataaaccaaccagtacccccagagctcccagggacaaaaaaacaccaactaaagagtacatacatggagacccatggctccagccacatatgtagcagaggatggccttgtggtcaccaatgggaggagaggcccttggttatGTGAAGGCTTTataccctagtgtaggggaataccagggacaggaagtgggagtgggaagtTGGTGACCAGGGGGaaagggggatgagataggggtttttcagaagggaaaccaggaaaggagataacatttgaaatgtaaataaagaaaatatccaataaaaaaaaaagaagaaaaaaagtatttcttcatGGCCACCAGGGAGTCTTCCAAAGTCAAGGGAtgttcctgcctccccaccaGCTGCATCAGACAAGCTTGCATGTCATTGAGTTGCTGGTGGAGGTAATCACAAAACGAGTCTGGGAAGGTTGCCTCCCAAGCTGCAAATGGGTCCTTTGAGCTAAAGATGTTCAGGATCTGTTGGATCAGTTCACTCAGGACAGGGATGGCTTGAGCCTTCTGAATCTGCTGGGCATCTACCTTCTCCTGGGGGAATTCGAAGTCCTTTCTGTCCttcaggcaggagagaggggagagtctCCTCATTTCAACTAGGAGAATCAAGGCTCTCTTGTTCCTGAGGTTATGTGTCTGAGGCAGGTCACATCCTAGAGAGAAAATTGACCAGTAGCTCATCACCAGGGTTATCAGTAAAGCACAGGACCTAGCCCCTTCGGATGTTACTAATGCTGCTGGTACTCTAGGCTGTGTGGTCCTGAACCTTCACTCCAGGTTCTCTGAAGACCATCTggtataaatgttttaaatagtgAAAACTAGTAGTTTCCATTTTCTGAatgccctcccctctctttccaatttttttcttcactttctttaattcacacaggtagctatgaatatcttaTAAGGGATGGATAATTAGAAGACAATATGTCTTATCTAGTTGGGCAATTTATACCATTATCAATTGTCTCTGAAATTATAGTGTAGGCATGTTGTGAACTGAGAATTTAATggtatataaatctgactgattaattatgagcttcaagagttttgatttactgggttaaaGGGATTTGTGACAACTAGCTGCAGGGGGCAGATGGCTGAGAAGGTACAAGCGGTTCTGAGGCAGGTAAACCAGACCTGAGAAGACTGGTGCATGGGACTAGAATAGAGGCTCAAGACCACcggggcagagagtagctgggtctAGCACAGGATagtgcaacttttaaaaatatttctggcaacaaagggggacataacaacaaaaactggggaaatacaaaatatctttAGGTCATAGTTCAAAAActtgtactccacaaaactggaaagtctaaaagaaatggacaactTTATACAtggataccacttaccaaagttaaatcaagatcagataaatagtttaaatagacctataactaCCAGGGAAATAgaagttattaaaagtctcccaatgtTGGGGAAAATCCC
Above is a window of Mus pahari chromosome 6, PAHARI_EIJ_v1.1, whole genome shotgun sequence DNA encoding:
- the LOC110323303 gene encoding interferon alpha-1-like encodes the protein MDNPVLSRSCALLITLVMSYWSIFSLGCDLPQTHNLRNKRALILLVEMRRLSPLSCLKDRKDFEFPQEKVDAQQIQKAQAIPVLSELIQQILNIFSSKDPFAAWEATFPDSFCDYLHQQLNDMQACLMQLVGRQEHPLTLEDSLVAMKKY